From one Pedobacter faecalis genomic stretch:
- a CDS encoding PAS domain-containing sensor histidine kinase translates to MIQSPHFKSLTDESGIATFIFDIGNKEIIYKNRAFSILFPGCGEAEIPGKLWDFVHADDHEYARKCFDDLLQGTLKKEIHLRIAHENERRQWVRAMPSMYTDSEGRSFIHCHIIDVTAELINEHTFAKYANKKNSILNILAHELAGSLSIARTLSSKLKSDVLGETHNKLVDHVMQINREAVELIRDLTSREFLETANVVLTKKRVDVARKLAEYIEEAKNAERKIKRTITFNASPKRVHLSIDESKFMQVINNLMSNALKFTTENGIIAFKVEDKGDSVLFTVSDNGIGIPKKHHAVLFDQYTSAGRPGLQGEASTGLGMSVVKNIVEWHQGTIWFESELGNGTTFYIEIPREAP, encoded by the coding sequence ATGATACAGTCTCCTCATTTCAAATCCCTTACTGACGAATCGGGCATTGCTACTTTCATATTCGACATTGGGAACAAGGAAATCATTTATAAAAACCGGGCTTTCAGCATATTATTCCCTGGTTGTGGGGAGGCAGAAATACCGGGGAAGCTCTGGGACTTTGTGCATGCTGATGACCATGAATATGCTCGGAAGTGCTTTGACGACCTCCTGCAGGGAACGTTGAAAAAAGAGATACATCTTCGGATCGCTCACGAAAATGAAAGGCGGCAATGGGTGCGGGCTATGCCCTCGATGTATACGGACAGCGAGGGTCGATCTTTCATTCACTGCCATATCATAGACGTTACAGCCGAACTTATCAATGAGCATACCTTTGCAAAATACGCGAATAAAAAGAACTCCATCCTGAACATTCTTGCGCATGAACTTGCCGGCTCGTTGAGCATAGCCAGAACACTGAGCAGCAAACTGAAGTCGGACGTGCTGGGCGAAACCCACAACAAGCTGGTAGATCATGTGATGCAGATAAACCGGGAGGCCGTAGAACTGATCCGCGACTTAACCAGTCGCGAATTTCTGGAAACTGCCAATGTGGTACTTACTAAAAAACGGGTTGACGTAGCCCGTAAGCTTGCCGAGTATATCGAAGAAGCGAAGAACGCGGAGAGGAAAATCAAACGTACGATCACGTTCAATGCCTCGCCCAAGAGGGTACATCTCAGCATTGACGAATCCAAATTTATGCAGGTGATCAATAACCTGATGAGTAATGCCCTGAAGTTTACCACCGAAAACGGGATCATTGCCTTTAAGGTAGAAGACAAAGGGGATTCCGTGCTGTTTACGGTATCTGACAATGGCATCGGTATCCCTAAAAAACACCATGCGGTCTTGTTCGATCAGTATACTTCGGCAGGACGGCCGGGACTTCAGGGAGAAGCTTCTACCGGACTGGGCATGAGCGTGGTTAAAAATATTGTGGAATGGCACCAAGGAACGATATGGTTTGAAAGTGAATTAGGTAATGGCACCACTTTTTATATCGAAATTCCGCGGGAAGCCCCTTAA
- a CDS encoding energy transducer TonB, with product MNWTINACLPTALLGLISMAATAQNLNKVNQKIDRNCYVLKEKYTALQANPEIRHGYYFASISSYDEEGQYTQGQRSGVWTCSTTGIVLHKYDFDQHKEIQGVPSKLVTRISIKDPGTGQSKDLPVQNIYLGGDTKMLKVVVNCLRYPAEAAEKRITGKVRIRFVLGADGKMRDEVPLTNLGGGLEGEALRVFRLMPQDWLPVFIDGKPVDAEVEMLLAFNLS from the coding sequence ATGAATTGGACCATTAACGCCTGTCTCCCAACTGCATTGCTTGGCCTGATAAGCATGGCTGCAACAGCTCAAAACCTGAATAAGGTCAACCAGAAAATTGACAGAAATTGCTATGTCTTGAAGGAAAAGTATACTGCACTGCAAGCCAACCCGGAAATCAGGCATGGCTACTATTTTGCGAGCATTTCGAGCTATGATGAGGAGGGACAGTATACTCAAGGTCAGCGCTCCGGCGTGTGGACCTGTTCAACAACGGGCATCGTTTTGCATAAATACGACTTTGATCAGCATAAGGAAATTCAAGGCGTGCCCTCAAAGTTAGTGACCAGGATAAGTATAAAGGATCCAGGCACCGGCCAATCTAAAGACCTGCCAGTTCAAAATATTTATTTGGGAGGTGATACCAAAATGCTGAAAGTAGTGGTTAACTGCTTACGATATCCGGCCGAGGCAGCGGAAAAGAGGATCACAGGAAAGGTCAGGATTCGCTTCGTTTTGGGTGCCGACGGAAAAATGAGGGATGAAGTTCCCTTGACCAATTTAGGCGGCGGACTGGAAGGCGAAGCTCTCCGCGTGTTTCGTCTCATGCCCCAGGATTGGCTGCCTGTATTCATCGACGGTAAGCCTGTGGATGCCGAAGTTGAAATGCTGTTAGCATTTAATTTGTCATAA
- a CDS encoding SDR family oxidoreductase, which translates to MEKTENKMSRRQAIGGLGLGIVAAASSPVLGSAASLGAYSLAPAIEDPLSKYPRPPFKEQKQAWPGLASQMDPRPDHGETSYKGSGRLTGRKALITGGDSGMGRAAAIAYAREGADVAINYLPAEEQDAREVITLIKKEGRRAVAIPGDLRDESFCKRLVDQAVKELGGLDILVNNAARQQTRESILDISSEDFDATMKTNVYAPFWVTKAALPHLKPGSVIIATTSVQASDPSAELFDYAQTKAANTAYVRSLAKQLGPKGIRVNGVAPGPIWTPLQVSGGATMEKLKNFGGDTPMGRPGQPAELASIYVQLAATDASYATGQVYGAAGGGGQP; encoded by the coding sequence ATGGAAAAAACAGAGAACAAGATGAGCCGGCGCCAGGCTATCGGCGGTTTGGGATTGGGTATTGTTGCGGCCGCCTCGAGTCCCGTGCTGGGATCGGCTGCAAGTCTGGGTGCTTACTCGCTGGCACCGGCGATAGAAGACCCCTTATCGAAGTACCCGCGACCTCCATTTAAGGAACAGAAACAAGCATGGCCAGGATTAGCCTCTCAAATGGATCCCAGGCCTGATCATGGCGAAACTAGTTACAAAGGCTCGGGGCGGCTTACTGGCAGAAAAGCATTAATTACGGGGGGCGACTCAGGGATGGGCCGCGCAGCCGCGATTGCCTATGCCAGGGAAGGTGCTGATGTGGCCATTAACTACCTGCCTGCCGAAGAACAGGATGCCCGCGAGGTGATCACACTGATTAAGAAAGAAGGTCGCCGTGCGGTGGCCATTCCGGGCGACCTTAGAGATGAATCGTTTTGCAAACGGCTGGTAGACCAGGCGGTAAAGGAACTTGGTGGCCTGGATATTCTGGTGAATAATGCGGCCCGGCAGCAGACGCGAGAGTCGATCCTGGACATCTCTTCCGAGGATTTTGATGCAACAATGAAAACGAACGTTTATGCACCATTTTGGGTCACTAAAGCTGCACTTCCACACCTAAAGCCGGGCTCCGTTATCATTGCCACGACCTCCGTGCAGGCTTCAGATCCCTCTGCCGAACTGTTCGACTATGCACAAACCAAAGCAGCAAATACAGCCTATGTGCGGTCGCTCGCCAAACAATTAGGTCCCAAAGGGATACGTGTAAACGGCGTTGCGCCCGGCCCTATATGGACACCCTTGCAGGTAAGCGGCGGTGCTACGATGGAAAAGCTAAAGAATTTTGGAGGGGATACCCCGATGGGCAGACCGGGACAGCCGGCAGAACTGGCTTCGATTTACGTGCAACTGGCGGCCACGGATGCAAGTTATGCTACCGGCCAGGTATACGGTGCGGCTGGCGGAGGTGGGCAACCTTAA
- a CDS encoding YdeI/OmpD-associated family protein gives MAGRQNEYSFKAAIEIIGINPYVSVPEEILASLFADAGRDKSPIPIRGAVNGKPYTQTLMKYQGAWRLYINTIMLADSPKRIGERIEVNVAYDAADRTLPMHPELARALSENAAATDAFNQLSPSLQKEIIRYIAGLKTEQKVQENTRKAVDFLLGNGRFIGRDLKS, from the coding sequence ATGGCAGGCAGACAAAACGAATATTCTTTTAAAGCTGCTATCGAAATCATTGGCATCAATCCGTACGTGAGCGTACCGGAAGAAATTTTAGCCAGTCTTTTTGCCGATGCAGGCAGGGATAAAAGTCCCATTCCGATACGAGGGGCGGTAAATGGCAAACCATATACCCAAACTTTGATGAAGTACCAGGGTGCATGGCGACTGTACATTAACACCATCATGCTTGCTGATTCACCTAAAAGGATAGGAGAGCGGATAGAGGTAAATGTTGCATATGATGCTGCCGACCGGACGCTGCCAATGCATCCGGAGTTGGCCAGGGCGCTCAGTGAGAACGCCGCGGCAACGGACGCGTTTAATCAGCTCAGCCCCTCATTACAAAAGGAAATCATCAGGTACATCGCTGGCTTAAAAACGGAGCAAAAGGTCCAGGAAAATACGCGGAAGGCTGTCGACTTTCTTCTCGGCAACGGCAGGTTTATTGGCCGCGATCTGAAAAGCTAA
- a CDS encoding DUF1398 domain-containing protein gives MKQATFTTEQISAAHTKVKSGADFPAYIQEIKALGVTYYETFVTNGHTDYYGADGYKTPSNAKYPSLAIADKVSAAQFKNDLKAHQQGKTDYLTFINMCAAFGIEKWSVCMDKMTCTYYDKAGNEILVEQIPE, from the coding sequence ATGAAGCAAGCAACTTTTACCACCGAACAAATTAGTGCCGCCCACACTAAAGTAAAATCCGGCGCGGACTTCCCGGCTTACATCCAGGAAATAAAGGCTTTGGGAGTAACTTATTACGAAACCTTCGTGACCAACGGGCACACCGACTATTACGGGGCAGACGGTTACAAAACACCCAGCAATGCCAAATATCCCTCACTGGCTATCGCAGATAAAGTCAGCGCCGCGCAGTTCAAAAATGATTTGAAAGCGCACCAGCAGGGCAAAACAGACTATCTCACTTTCATAAATATGTGTGCAGCTTTTGGTATTGAGAAATGGTCGGTTTGTATGGATAAAATGACTTGTACATACTACGACAAGGCTGGAAACGAAATTTTGGTAGAACAGATTCCTGAGTAA
- the rnhA gene encoding ribonuclease HI, with protein MIELYTDGAASGNPGPGGYGVILRSGKHYKELSAGFRLTTNNRMELLAVIVGLSALKQPGQQVVVYSDSKYVIDSVEKKWVFGWLKTDFKGKKNRDLWLKFLSVYKLHDVKFVWVKGHNNHPENERCDQLAVAASKNKAALGVDAAFEAMAI; from the coding sequence ATGATTGAATTGTATACCGATGGTGCGGCAAGCGGAAATCCAGGTCCGGGAGGTTATGGCGTAATACTGCGTTCCGGCAAGCATTACAAAGAACTTAGTGCCGGCTTCAGGTTAACTACCAACAACAGGATGGAGCTTCTGGCTGTTATTGTTGGGCTCAGTGCGCTCAAACAGCCGGGTCAGCAGGTTGTGGTTTATTCAGATTCGAAGTACGTGATCGACTCTGTCGAAAAGAAATGGGTGTTCGGCTGGCTCAAGACAGATTTTAAAGGCAAAAAGAACAGGGACCTCTGGCTTAAGTTTTTGTCGGTATATAAACTGCACGATGTTAAGTTCGTGTGGGTAAAGGGGCATAACAATCACCCGGAAAACGAGCGGTGCGACCAGCTGGCCGTTGCGGCTTCAAAAAATAAGGCCGCGCTGGGGGTCGATGCTGCTTTTGAGGCAATGGCAATATAA
- a CDS encoding ATP-binding protein has product MREHLPFLQGGGQLGELIRNRDWSATNLNSPETWPESLRSAVAIALNSGFPIAIYWGTAFTLLYNDAWSSIPGQKHPWSLGRPGGEVWPEIWEGLKEEFESVLHQGQSYRRPDAPLYMHRYGYTEECYFDYSLSPIMAPDGNVGGVFNAVIETSYRVINERRAGIRNAFLAQLTSSTSLAMARQTIFQLLERAVLDISFYAYYSFDTVNEAYELSGSSRLNDLQLAQLSRLLADYDGSNEIHLENLDTTLSTPVISHWPEPVTEAMVLPVHTAEASVKGYIVLGASARKRVDQDYRQFFAATAANTGSILNNAYTAELAVAYQKELMLNAELYEEQQALNEEITASNEELASTNEELVALNEELAATNEELNETQAELHQTLDKLSESEYRFSNLISEASTGIVLLTGPELLVDVVNEAFAGLIGKEEGELLKKPLFEVLSENSAGLRTIVESVLQTNEPVHLYEQYYPLVMDDKPVERFLNIICQPYIEAGEGITGIIVLCQDVTEQVQVRHRAEATERKFQFMLNAIPQQVWTTTPDGQLNYVNQVVTEDFGYPADVVVGNGWQTFIHPDDLPGCLLAWQSALTTGEEYTAEFRLRFADGEYYWHLSRAVPLKEKDEIVLWLGTNTNIEIQKQNEQRKDEFLSIASHELKTPLTGIKAFNQLLRKAANPERAASYVEKAAENIQRLEKLINDLLDVTKINAGKLSYDLQNFNFSEMLREAVETFQLTTSSHEIVLTQPAQVIVNGDRMRLEQVVNNFLSNATKYSPDSDKVVVKSEISGQGLIVSVQDFGIGIEAQHIQRLFDRYYRVDNTKMRFDGLGLGLFISSEILKRHLGTFWIESEPGKGSVFYFRLPLESLELDYQPVIQTDQYYKDPHITILRTEGSDYLEVDWTGFQTVDTVKAGGMRMLEMLKANGVTKVVNDNSHVLGSWSEAADWAGEEWFPMMAEAGLRYFAWVYSPSVFSRLSAEKAVAVKEGAATVQFFTSTEEAIKWLERL; this is encoded by the coding sequence ATGCGCGAACACCTACCATTTTTGCAGGGAGGCGGACAGCTCGGTGAATTAATCCGCAACAGAGACTGGTCTGCCACAAACTTAAACTCGCCCGAAACCTGGCCCGAGAGCCTCCGTTCGGCGGTGGCCATTGCCTTAAATTCCGGATTTCCAATTGCCATTTATTGGGGCACAGCGTTTACTTTGCTGTACAATGATGCCTGGAGCAGTATACCTGGGCAGAAGCATCCATGGTCGCTCGGCAGGCCAGGTGGAGAAGTGTGGCCGGAAATATGGGAAGGTTTAAAAGAAGAGTTTGAAAGCGTTTTGCATCAGGGTCAGTCTTACCGCCGACCAGATGCCCCGCTTTATATGCATCGGTACGGTTACACCGAGGAGTGTTATTTTGATTATTCGCTTTCGCCTATCATGGCGCCCGATGGTAATGTAGGCGGCGTTTTCAATGCCGTGATCGAAACATCCTACCGGGTGATCAACGAGCGGAGGGCGGGCATCCGCAATGCATTTTTAGCGCAGCTGACCAGTTCTACGTCTTTGGCAATGGCTCGGCAAACGATTTTCCAGCTTCTGGAAAGGGCGGTGCTCGACATCTCGTTTTATGCATATTATAGCTTTGACACTGTAAATGAAGCGTATGAACTCTCGGGAAGCAGTCGCCTGAATGATCTTCAGCTGGCACAACTTAGTCGCCTGCTGGCCGACTATGATGGTTCAAATGAAATCCATCTCGAAAATCTTGATACCACGCTCTCCACACCGGTAATCTCTCACTGGCCGGAACCTGTAACCGAAGCGATGGTGCTGCCGGTACACACTGCTGAAGCTTCTGTAAAAGGATATATAGTGCTTGGTGCTTCCGCACGTAAGCGGGTCGACCAAGATTACCGTCAGTTCTTTGCAGCAACGGCGGCCAATACAGGCAGTATTTTGAATAATGCCTATACGGCCGAACTTGCTGTGGCCTATCAGAAGGAACTGATGCTTAATGCGGAGCTTTATGAAGAGCAGCAGGCTTTAAACGAAGAGATCACCGCTTCCAACGAAGAGCTCGCGAGCACCAATGAGGAACTTGTTGCCCTGAACGAAGAGCTGGCAGCCACCAACGAAGAGCTTAATGAAACGCAGGCCGAACTGCATCAAACGCTCGACAAGCTCAGCGAAAGCGAGTATCGTTTCAGCAACCTGATCAGCGAGGCTTCTACAGGCATTGTGTTGCTAACCGGGCCAGAACTGCTTGTCGACGTGGTGAATGAAGCTTTTGCCGGATTAATTGGGAAGGAGGAAGGTGAGCTCCTGAAAAAGCCGCTGTTCGAGGTGCTCTCCGAAAATAGCGCCGGTCTCCGCACCATCGTCGAGTCGGTGTTACAAACCAATGAGCCGGTCCATCTTTACGAACAGTACTATCCTTTAGTGATGGATGACAAGCCTGTTGAGCGTTTTCTGAACATCATCTGCCAGCCATACATAGAAGCTGGCGAGGGTATTACAGGCATCATTGTGCTTTGCCAGGACGTAACCGAGCAGGTGCAGGTACGTCATCGTGCCGAAGCTACCGAACGGAAGTTTCAGTTTATGCTCAATGCCATACCCCAGCAGGTGTGGACAACCACTCCGGATGGTCAGCTTAATTACGTAAACCAGGTGGTCACCGAGGATTTCGGTTACCCCGCAGATGTGGTTGTAGGCAACGGATGGCAAACTTTTATTCACCCCGACGATCTACCTGGGTGTCTGCTCGCCTGGCAAAGCGCCTTAACTACCGGCGAGGAGTACACCGCAGAATTTCGCCTGCGTTTTGCAGATGGGGAATACTACTGGCATCTTTCAAGAGCGGTGCCCCTGAAGGAAAAGGACGAGATTGTGCTATGGCTGGGCACCAACACCAATATAGAGATACAGAAGCAGAACGAGCAACGTAAGGACGAATTTTTGTCCATCGCCAGTCACGAGTTAAAGACGCCGCTTACCGGTATCAAGGCCTTCAACCAGTTGCTTCGCAAGGCTGCGAACCCTGAACGCGCCGCTTCCTATGTGGAAAAGGCAGCTGAAAATATCCAAAGGCTAGAAAAGCTGATCAATGATCTGCTCGACGTTACGAAGATCAATGCCGGTAAACTAAGTTACGACCTGCAGAACTTCAATTTCTCCGAAATGCTGCGTGAGGCGGTGGAAACTTTCCAGCTTACCACGTCCAGCCACGAAATTGTGCTAACACAGCCGGCTCAGGTGATCGTGAATGGCGACCGCATGCGGTTAGAACAGGTCGTAAACAACTTCTTGAGCAATGCTACCAAGTATTCGCCGGATTCCGATAAGGTGGTTGTGAAAAGCGAAATCTCCGGACAAGGCCTTATCGTGTCGGTGCAGGACTTTGGTATTGGCATTGAAGCGCAGCATATACAACGTTTGTTCGATCGTTATTACCGGGTTGATAATACCAAAATGCGTTTCGACGGACTGGGTCTTGGTTTGTTTATCTCTTCGGAAATCCTGAAGCGACATTTGGGTACCTTCTGGATAGAAAGCGAGCCGGGTAAGGGTTCGGTATTTTATTTCAGATTACCGCTCGAAAGCCTTGAGCTTGATTATCAGCCGGTGATACAAACCGATCAATATTATAAAGATCCGCATATCACCATTTTGCGGACAGAAGGTTCAGATTATCTGGAGGTCGACTGGACAGGCTTTCAAACGGTAGATACCGTGAAGGCAGGAGGCATGCGCATGCTGGAGATGCTGAAAGCGAATGGGGTAACAAAGGTGGTCAACGATAATTCCCATGTGCTGGGCTCCTGGTCGGAAGCGGCCGACTGGGCCGGGGAGGAGTGGTTCCCGATGATGGCAGAGGCAGGGTTGCGCTATTTTGCCTGGGTATACTCACCCAGTGTATTTAGCCGCCTATCCGCAGAAAAGGCGGTCGCCGTAAAAGAAGGCGCTGCTACGGTACAATTTTTTACCTCTACAGAGGAGGCGATAAAATGGCTCGAGCGCTTGTAG
- a CDS encoding TlpA family protein disulfide reductase, with protein sequence MMKRSVKLSILFVLLFCVYAKGALKTPVKLRGLWLIESTAKGNWDAFTIVDDHVEYFYDLYRVDSISGSAPKYQVWLSSKAKGKVSLSVELSSDSTGAFQFGAWDKPRTCKLVAKHPDMTYFPVEQAQKKIAGEWIFADKPANAFFIKGKQVVMDGQKWDIQWFGDYLNREYRALLKNKNSYRLAYLTLKGKTLRVSAEGTSKSYSPKASNPAVYELLGNWYEPKANTWTFGFFEDFAIYNNEFWDYRGFAFSRNKGKVTLTKGTKMINLSLEKKSDSLLSVRADNQMAQEYKRAAHTLPAYTNNDDTPFKDTHFQQIDTAYITGYLRNAPNLEPFRISRTNVIKGDEEDVYADVDSTGRFLIKVPLLNSQQVFLDWGRTGKIDVLEPGEHYFLYHDFGSGQYLMMGDNARLHNELANYQPYTPFIHSRNDEKRRAEVDKMQGMDYLRAKIEELNKANAFFADHLRRTPLLSTKTKYFVRNFNRYNIGSDLMQKRFDLDRRNKERFPAQYMAYVKDSLFTDPVKPYTLTRDFSTFSRDYVQYVKEDLRGAGVSHLETLLRLINNGSIPASDEEKKAVQLSWQIDSIGETDSVRAKKLAKSLTLSLAKLKADLGVKYQSMITDAATEILWSNMLEADFTIHRKLIPDEDIRNSYNVQAIMNYLESTRRPFEGGKLEAVLSEVKSPAFQTSIRDYQSFLLKKTSTDFAYAASLKNTDHLKSSKDADSLFKALLAPYKGKVVYVDFWGTWCGPCRDEMKYVAKAKEALKGKDVIFMYFANSSPEITWKNMIKEMDLTGENVVHYRLPEAQQSMLERRLSVNSFPTYMLVDKAGNISTTKAPRPSNPDELASKVDELLRD encoded by the coding sequence ATGATGAAACGCTCCGTCAAACTATCTATTCTATTTGTTCTTTTATTTTGCGTTTATGCTAAAGGGGCGTTGAAGACACCCGTTAAGCTTCGAGGGCTTTGGCTCATCGAGTCGACCGCAAAGGGCAACTGGGATGCCTTTACCATTGTAGACGATCATGTAGAATATTTCTACGACTTGTACAGGGTTGATAGCATCTCTGGTTCAGCTCCAAAATATCAGGTCTGGCTTTCAAGCAAAGCTAAGGGCAAGGTCTCGCTGAGTGTGGAACTGAGTTCTGACAGTACCGGAGCTTTCCAGTTTGGTGCATGGGATAAGCCGAGAACCTGCAAGCTTGTAGCAAAACATCCTGACATGACTTACTTTCCTGTAGAGCAGGCTCAGAAAAAGATTGCGGGCGAGTGGATATTTGCGGACAAACCTGCAAACGCTTTTTTCATAAAGGGCAAGCAAGTTGTAATGGACGGTCAGAAATGGGATATCCAATGGTTTGGCGACTATCTGAACAGAGAGTATCGTGCGCTGCTAAAGAATAAGAATAGTTACAGGTTGGCCTATTTAACCCTTAAGGGAAAAACCCTCCGCGTTTCTGCGGAAGGGACATCAAAAAGCTATAGCCCTAAAGCTAGCAATCCTGCTGTGTATGAGTTGCTTGGAAATTGGTATGAACCGAAAGCCAATACATGGACCTTTGGCTTCTTCGAGGATTTTGCGATCTATAACAACGAATTCTGGGATTACCGCGGTTTTGCCTTTTCACGAAATAAAGGCAAGGTAACATTAACGAAAGGTACAAAAATGATTAACCTTTCACTTGAAAAGAAAAGCGACAGTTTGCTGTCTGTACGGGCCGACAACCAGATGGCACAGGAATACAAGCGGGCTGCTCATACCCTACCCGCTTATACAAATAATGACGACACGCCATTTAAAGACACACATTTTCAGCAGATAGATACCGCTTACATTACCGGATACCTGCGCAATGCACCGAATTTGGAGCCTTTCAGGATATCCCGGACCAATGTGATTAAAGGCGACGAAGAAGATGTATACGCGGATGTTGATTCAACGGGCCGTTTCCTGATTAAAGTACCGTTGCTAAATTCCCAGCAGGTATTTTTAGATTGGGGAAGGACAGGAAAAATTGACGTACTTGAGCCGGGAGAGCATTATTTTCTGTACCACGATTTCGGGTCAGGACAATACCTTATGATGGGTGACAACGCGCGTTTGCATAATGAGCTGGCAAATTATCAGCCATATACGCCTTTCATCCATTCCAGGAACGACGAAAAGCGAAGAGCGGAAGTGGATAAAATGCAAGGAATGGATTATCTGAGGGCTAAAATAGAAGAGCTGAACAAAGCGAACGCCTTCTTTGCAGATCATCTGAGACGCACTCCCCTGCTCTCCACCAAGACAAAGTATTTTGTCAGAAATTTTAACCGGTATAATATCGGTAGTGATTTGATGCAAAAACGTTTTGATCTCGATAGGCGCAATAAAGAACGTTTTCCTGCTCAATATATGGCTTACGTAAAGGACTCGTTATTTACGGATCCGGTAAAACCTTACACGCTGACACGGGATTTTTCAACTTTTAGCAGGGATTATGTGCAGTATGTTAAGGAGGACCTCCGTGGAGCAGGCGTCTCCCATCTTGAAACCCTTCTACGCCTGATCAACAACGGCAGCATACCGGCAAGTGATGAGGAAAAAAAAGCGGTACAGCTTTCCTGGCAAATAGACAGCATCGGTGAAACCGACTCCGTAAGGGCGAAAAAGCTGGCAAAATCTTTAACCCTCAGCCTTGCAAAACTTAAAGCGGATCTGGGGGTGAAATATCAATCCATGATTACAGATGCAGCAACAGAAATACTTTGGTCTAACATGTTAGAAGCTGATTTCACAATTCACCGGAAACTTATTCCGGACGAGGATATTAGAAATTCGTACAATGTACAGGCTATTATGAACTATTTGGAGAGCACAAGAAGGCCATTTGAAGGCGGGAAACTAGAAGCCGTATTAAGCGAAGTCAAATCTCCCGCATTCCAAACGAGTATACGGGACTATCAAAGTTTTCTGCTCAAAAAGACAAGCACGGACTTCGCCTATGCGGCGAGTTTGAAAAATACGGACCATTTGAAGTCTTCGAAAGATGCTGACTCGCTCTTTAAGGCGCTCCTGGCCCCTTACAAAGGAAAAGTAGTTTATGTTGATTTCTGGGGCACCTGGTGCGGCCCTTGCAGGGACGAAATGAAATATGTGGCTAAAGCTAAGGAAGCATTGAAGGGCAAAGATGTGATATTCATGTATTTTGCAAACTCGTCGCCCGAAATTACCTGGAAGAACATGATTAAAGAAATGGATTTGACTGGTGAAAATGTGGTACACTACAGATTGCCTGAGGCTCAGCAATCTATGTTAGAGCGCCGTTTGTCGGTCAACTCTTTCCCAACATATATGCTGGTAGATAAAGCGGGTAACATCAGCACCACCAAAGCACCGCGACCAAGTAATCCGGATGAGCTGGCAAGTAAGGTGGATGAGTTGTTGAGGGATTAG
- a CDS encoding helix-turn-helix transcriptional regulator codes for MRFDKHFPTDRLKPYIKYFVVSENELETEYKVLPSPGLVIGFQYKGKLSTIKNDAEAKLSSAGITGITDSYTIFRNSAGIGTILVYFTEIGFTHFASHPANELFGLSLSLKDIFDKTLISEVEEKLAAAGTDQLRIKIMERFLLSQLNGMQADKLIVEAVKLIYQSNGTIRIKELNEKLFISQSPFEKRFRKVVGTTPKKFASIVRFNTVLNNLNGSKTLAELCYENNFFDQAHFIKDFRRFTGVTPENFRHFF; via the coding sequence ATGCGATTTGACAAACATTTTCCGACCGACCGGCTTAAGCCCTACATCAAGTACTTTGTAGTGTCGGAAAATGAACTGGAAACTGAATACAAAGTTTTGCCGTCTCCCGGACTAGTTATCGGATTTCAATACAAAGGAAAGCTTTCAACCATCAAAAATGACGCAGAAGCCAAGCTGTCTTCGGCCGGGATCACGGGGATTACAGACAGTTACACCATCTTCAGGAATTCTGCCGGGATAGGAACGATACTGGTTTACTTTACAGAAATTGGCTTTACCCATTTTGCCTCACATCCTGCTAATGAACTTTTTGGATTAAGCCTGTCACTTAAGGACATTTTCGACAAGACCCTCATCTCGGAAGTTGAAGAAAAGTTGGCTGCTGCCGGTACAGACCAGCTTCGGATAAAAATTATGGAGCGATTCCTGTTATCTCAGCTCAACGGCATGCAGGCCGATAAGCTGATCGTTGAAGCCGTTAAACTCATTTATCAAAGTAACGGGACAATCCGCATCAAAGAACTGAACGAAAAGTTGTTCATCAGCCAAAGCCCCTTCGAAAAGCGGTTTAGGAAAGTGGTCGGTACCACACCCAAGAAATTTGCCTCTATTGTCCGTTTCAATACAGTGCTCAACAATTTGAACGGCTCAAAAACGCTGGCCGAACTCTGCTATGAAAATAATTTCTTCGATCAGGCTCATTTCATTAAGGATTTTAGACGCTTTACGGGCGTTACCCCTGAAAACTTCAGGCACTTCTTTTAA